Within Carassius gibelio isolate Cgi1373 ecotype wild population from Czech Republic chromosome A21, carGib1.2-hapl.c, whole genome shotgun sequence, the genomic segment AGTGtacaataaattaatttacaCTATAATATTTACAATAGATTTTCTAGAATGCTGTGTAAGTGTAACTTAGTAAttcaatgtaatatatatatatatatatatatatatatatatatatatatatatatattagacaaaaATACTTAAGGATACTTTTTAAGAGATGGATGATATTTACGATTATGCGCttgattgcagttttttttttttttttttgcatttttggccTTTTTTCATCACCCTTTTAATACTGATCTGTCACCAAGTTTTGGGTTGTATATTACTGGTTGAAACCACATTTTGTGCTCCCAATCAGCTGATAAATGAGACATTGCTTTTAAATCAGGAGTGTCCGATCTGAAGAGAAGCGCAGCGGCAGTGGATCTCGCAACTGGGGCTCAATGAGAGATCATATGAGGTGTTTAGCCTTTTACATTTGTCAGATTGAAATAACAGCCCATCCACCCAATTTAAAATGATTGAGATTTTCCTTCTGTCCTGTAGTGAAATTGAAGTGGGGTCACCTAGTGAAAATGTCGTGGAAAGTGAGGAGACCCAAGAGGCAGTTCAGACCGTTGGAGAAAACAGGTCCGTTTCTCACAGCCGCAGGAAATATCTTGTAACCCAGATGGTGCTTGACAGTGAATTTGATTATTTGCTGACTCTATGAACTTGAGCTTcctttttataattcataatggCTGTGAATGTACGATTGCTGCTCTTATTACTCTTTCAGACCATCTGAGACTGAGGAAGTGATTGAGCTTGCCCTAGAGATGACACTGGATGAGTGGAAAGCCCAACAGGAGCAAAGCAGGCCCAAAGTAGAGCTGAATATCCGTAAGGCAGACACTTCTGTGCCGTCGAAGGCCGTTGTCATCCATAAGTCCAAATTTCTTCAGGTGAGGAGACTTTTTCTTAGCACTTAGAGTATGCTGCATACGGATTCACTCTTCTAACTGTTGTTCTTGTTTTAGAAACATCCTAATGGCTCTGATGAAGAGGATGTGGTATTCCGCCGCCCGGCCAATGACATCACTTGTCAACTAGAGATCAACTTTGGTAGCCTGGCCCGGCCCTCTCGTGGTGGGAGAGGAGGACGAGGTGGTCGTGGCCGTGGGGCTCCATCCATGCCATCCCAAAGATCTCCACAAAAGTTTGAATCTGTAAGCTAGTTGTATTGGTTGCATCATAAATTGCTCATGCCCACATGAGCATTTTCCTAAGAAAAACAGGACTTTTAGTTTAACCCCTTGCCCATACTTCACGTGATGCCACAACACGTTTCTATTTCTGTGACACATTTGCTGGAGGAACAACATACAAACTATGACAATGATGATCTCCTGTTCTGACTATGTGCTTTATTCAAAGCACATTACGTTAAGTGTCATTATTGCGTTTAATGGCACATTGCATTTATAGCCGTACTGAAAGCAGCAACCGATAGTTTACCTCAgatctttttataaattaaatcaaatgtatgTTAAAACCGTGAACCAAGTGTTTTCCATGACGAAGATGACATCAGTCACTCAGTATgtagttttaatgttaaaaaggtttaatatttctgaataagATTATAAACGTGTCCATTTCATTGAGATTGCAGTGCGCTTCTCTCTTCTGAATGGCTGTGATATTTGAGTTATTCTGTCTCATCGTTTCTCATCTGGTGTTGACAGCCAAATTGCTTGTCGCTTCTGATTAGGACATGGTGTAAGGCACTAAACAAAGCCAGATAGGTGTTCATGCTGTATTCGAAAGTGTACCTGTGGTGGTTTGGGGCTAAATCATGTCTTTTTGTTTCCTAAGGCTCCAAACCCAGATGATCCAGAAGATTTCCCTGCACTGGCCTAGAGCTCCTCTGAAGGTAGAGAGAGTGAAAACTCTTCTGCAGCTCATGTTGGCGACTCCGAAACGGGCAATGTGCACTTAATGGGCAAAAAATAAAGCATGCACAAAGTTGTTTCTTTGCAGTTACTGTAGTTCTCATCTTGTGTATCATTCTGAAACTTCTGCACTTGTACTATTTTTAAGTGGACTCAGCAATAGTTTGATCTAAAATAAAGCATGCTGTTAAAGGCATATTGATGCTGAGTGCACACCGTATGTTAAACATTTAAGCGTTAAACTCCTAATGTAGACTTATGTTTCTTCAATTACTTGATTATAGATTTGAGGCAGTGAAAAAGGACTTTGTGCATAAAACTttcttaatattaaaaacaatcttactgaccccgaACTTCTGGTTGGGTATGTGTCTATATGCAATTGTCTATAGAAAGTCTAACCTTTCTTTGGAGAATAAGAACTTAAAATTGGAGAGAGTGAGTGCAGTGCATGATTAAGTTTTTCTCCAATACATATTGGTCACAATTAATCATACCCTTTTATCCAATTTTCAACTTCCTTTTGCCATGAGAACAGCAGAGTCTTCACCTATAATGCCTGAAGAGTCGAACCATTAGATCTCAGGTTTTGAGCTTCTAAGTGCAGTGCTTCTCTTCACCATCAGGGTGTGTAATACTCCAGATAATAAGTGGAATCTGTGGCTGCTAGTAGGATGTCCATTATAGGCTACTTCTAGTTATACAGTGAAGAGAAATTAAATGTACAATGGATTGTTTCCTCCAACTCACCATGTATCATTtttggccgtttttttttttttttttaagggacaaTACTCATTAATCAACATGAGCAAACAAGTCCACCATGTAAATGTGCCATATTTACTCATTCAGGCTAATTTTCACCTGCAGTTCATCTGTTTGCTAGACAATACTCCCAATCTCTCTGAAAAGCACCACAGAGCTCGGTCCTGCAAGCCTGGCAGCAGTGAACTCTGGAGTCAGATTCCTCAATGAGAACAGTAGTGAGAGAACCTCGCATCTGCtgaaatcactttattttatttttcagcttcCCTGTGCCTCCTGATAGCTCTGACACTTATCTTTGAGCTATAAGAGTCTTATCTTAGTGTAGTCATATGATACACCCTGGTTTAGTCTATGAAGACTGTCTggtgtggtattttttttttaaagggattgGGCTGGATTCCCGTGGCTGTGTTAACACGGAGGTGATTGTAAATGTTAGGCTTAAGTATTCTTTCTGCATTCtcagagctgttttttttttcttcttctgtggataGTGTTGATCTGGTGAAACACACAGGCATGAGCTCATTGTAGCTGACAGAGTGAATCCAGATGGATAAAGCAGTGATACTAGAAAGATGTGTTCACAATATTTTCTGCGCCCAAGTGCAAAGTTTTCTTTGTCTTGGCATCTTAATGTTTTCTCATACGCTCTTTTCCTAACTCTTTTTCTCTGTATTTAAGGGCTGTTGGGGACATCACGAACTGCGTGTGACTGTAATTAACTGTCAACTGTTTTGAATTAATATAGATCCATTGGGGCATAGAAACAAATGGTGATTGATTGTTGGCCTCGGGACCCAAAGAGTGATTGATTCAGTGTGGTGTTGAATTTGGTATAACACCAAAAAAGCATTTGACCCTTTGTTTATTTTTCCTGAACAAATGTTAGACTAAATCTTAAACAAGATCTTGTTTTCCTTCAGATTATTGTATCGCATTGACAAGGCCTTTTGTTTAGTGATGCAGTGGAGCAGTTGGTCCTGTAAGTAAAAGCTGGTCATACTGGAAGTATGAGATGATCTGAACTTGAGCTGACATTAAAAGTCTTGGACCTGCTTCTACTTTATCTGTGTtggatctattttttttttccatagtgtTTGGAGAAATATatgactgtttaaaaaaatatctgcatgtaGAAAATTCAGGATTTTGTGAAGTGAAGCAATTGTTCAAACCAAAGTGGTTTTGTTCTAAATGTTCTTTACAGTCTTCTACACTGATTATATATAGTTGAAAGGGgtttatatttcatgtttaagCATTCACACATTAATTAGCAGTGTTTAGTCTAACTCTTTAATCTAACGGAGTGTTTTTCATCATTTTGGCACAGAAATTTAAACTTCTGCTAAACATTTGCACATAGTTTCTCAGCGATGTTATGAAAGCTATTTCAGAATGATTTAATACAGCATTTACATTCTGATTACCTGCACCATTTTGCAAACATGGACAAAAATagattttacagatattataggtctacatttttgtgtgtgtctctaaCAGGTGTAAACCATCCTTTAGAgaacagaaaataaatcaaaGTAAATAATATAGTGATATAAATGGTTAATATCACAGTCTCTAGTTTTCAGTTCAGTCTCCTATTTCtttatgcagtgtgtgtgtaggcaacaatattttatttagttattatatCTTGTAATTTAGTGTTTACttgaactattattttttaataatgaccCTTATTCAAAACCTAAATTCCCTCTCACTCCCTTCTTTGTGTTGCCTCAAGGTTGTGCTCCATGGTCAGTAAGTGTGGAGTTTAAAGAGTTAAACCCAACATTGATTGGGGCTTTAAGGCTAGAGCCTTTAGCAACCTTGAGTCCTGAAGAGCATGTACTGCAGAGACACTTTGACCAAGGAAATGGGGTCTGATAAACTACGTGCTACTTTTGGGACTCAATTTGATTCATCTCACACAAAGAAATTCTACTTCAGATCACAACATTTGTTTACTACGAGGCAAACAGCACAAACTTTATTCTTGACTCTGTTTGCTCTGAATTGATTATGCACACTgcaatatgcatatatatgcacTATTTTCATACACATTTGATGTGTTTGTTTTCAAACAGGCCGGTCATATCAAAGTCTTAACCCATGTCTATTTATAATAAGCAGCTAATCAATCAGGGCTTTAGAGACACGGGCTGCTTTTGCCCTGCAGGGAAAGAGGGAGCCAATCAGCAGGACCCATGCTCATTATTAATTCAGTAGCTATGGGAGCTCTTGGCTCTCTATCCCACTGAGTTTAGAGCTCTGTGTCAGCACAAAGTGCATCCATCACCATTTGGTCTTTTTGGTATTGATTTGGTCTACTATGTTAAATATATTCAAGCAACAATAATATTTCATCATCACTGTGGGTAATTAACATGCATGAGATATAATAGATATATAGAATTATAAGCATTAATTGTTCTGTTTAAGATGcagtgctgtttttttattattctggttTAGAGTTGAATGGTGAAATCACAGGCAATGATTATAAAACTAGTGGTTGAATCAACTCATTAAGCAAACTTATAATTAGGAAATATGAAAAATCAAGATGGTTATTAttcaattttgattttttttttgtcaagtctGTGCATCAGTgctgggattttttttaaatgactcctCCTGCAGATAAGTGATTTGTAATAGAAAATTATTGTGATGTTAATTTTTCATAGGAATGTTCACAggaattttgatttgtttttaccCGATGTTCACCTGTAGCGTCTTACCAGCATgtgaaaatacatgaaaaaagaaCAATGGAAACAAAACGTTGCACTTTAATTAGCTGGCATCTTCAAGCAAacgttatttacttattttatatatatatatatatatatatatatatatatatatatatatatatatatatatatatatatataaataaatcagtatGTTTATGacagcaaaagtgtttttttcttctagtCTTAATGTTACCAATGTTCCTGCTCTGGTTTCCATGTTTGCgtttaaatgtgaatttttgcTGGAACATTTCCAGAGATAactaatcaaaatattaatattccagCACCACAGAGTTGGCCACAAGTTCAGGACTGTTTGAAATGTGCAATTTACGTATTCCTTTTCATTAAAACACAGGCAGGTCATTGGAGAATGTCTGTATTCCATTCGGTTTCTGTCTTTTTAGGGCACAGACAGTGTGCGGTCTGACCTACCCCGGCCCAGCCATGTCATCCAGCCTACTGAATGTGGATAAATGCCCTCAGGTGATTCTCTTTTATTCATCTGCTGATCTCTGTGTGGTGTGATACAACACGACCCTGACAGGTTATGGAAGTGCAGTCCAAACACATCACTAGAGCTGTTTAATTAGTTCACACTCTCCACGGTAGACACCAAGAAGGCCCTTCAGCATGCTTGCTTTATCTTAATGCGTTTACCATCAGAAATAACCTATGCCACATTTATCACCAGGCTTTGATCCTTTGAGAGTTGAGATGGCTGTTCTAGCATGAGCTTGATCTTCATCATACTGCGACTCCAGTGGCTCTTTTTGCAGCCAAGTACATCTTTATATAACTATGCATAAGCAGTGTTGTGCAATAATAAGATACATGTATTCATGTGACAGCTATGAATATTTCATTTGAGATGTGATTTTTAGGAACAAACGATCTGTGAGCTTTAGGTCAAGGACTATTTGTTTTGCATGCATATGTATGACCGCTGTGGCCTGAGGGATGTGAATATATCCCTTAAATTATGATGTTATTATTAACATCCTGAGACTATGCCAGATCTCTCCAGGACCATGTTAAGGTCATTGTAATGGTTCTAGTGGGTAGTGAGGGGTGCACCTGCCCTGTAAACCCCTCCTGGGATGTTCTGAAAAGCATTTCCTttctttgtaaaaatgtttggAGCTCGGGTGTGCGATACCGGAATTTGGTTCTCCAATATGGAGGATGTTTCTGGCTAAGGAAAGCACTGCTTATCTTTAGAAACTGAAAACATAAGGCCTATGGGGGTACGATAGGTCATGTTGTGGACATAACATAAGTTGTGGAAGCGTATGGATGCAAGTTCTCTTAGTGGACCATTAACAAACATTTAAGTTGCTTGTATTAGAATTCAATCTTCTTTTGTTGTTAAATTGTAATGGAGCAGCCTACTATTGTAGCAAATTATCACATGCATATGAACAGGAAAGCTAGCCTTTTGAGATTTGTCTtctttttaaagggttagtttactccaccctttatttttttcaaagtaaCACTATAGTAATTTTCCGTACAATCTTTGTGGAGCGTTTcaataacactttacagtaaggttacacttgtttacacttaccaatcttggttaatgttaatttaataaagtcaaaagttttatttttattttttatattatttaatggtCTTAAGCCAACTTTAACTAATAATGAATAGCTGTAATTTAACtagttaacaaagattaataagtACTATAACAAACTGCTTATTGTTAGTTACTTGGTTTCCTAataggaccttattgtaaagttacAAGTAAAATTTGACAGTaacaatttttattgtttattagtatttattaatttgtaaagaTCTCTTTCTAATTGGATTATCATATTTGTTGTCAAAAACCGACTGAAACTTATCAtgagatgaactattcctttaaagctaCACtcactttaacattttttttttctttttaaacaatgttaagagtgcaaaaatacaacaacaacaacaaaacttccAAAACTTGTCTTAACTTTACCCAAATACACTTTGATAAACCTTTAAAAGtggtttatactgtattttagaGCTGCTGGaatgaaaaatgcaaaaacaaaaaattagttCCAGGTGTGGGCAGCATGAAGCTGAAAGTTTGTTGTCTATGGATCATTTGAAATGTCAGCTCTATAgggaatatataattatatatctgtctgtttgtctgctcTGATAACGTGTGCATCCAAATGTACATTCATCTGTGCAGAGATGGAGCAAACTGCTAGAGGGACAAAAGTTACACAGTGTATGTCACCATCAGCAGCATTATTCTTGCACCTCTAAATGCTTCTTTAAATGGAATGAATCTCATAtgatcactgttttttttttttatgttgcttacTGACATGGTGAAGGGCTAGTGGTGAGAACGATTTGTCCAGCTGGGAATGTTTGGTATGCAGACCATCAAGGGTGGTCACGCAGATCACCACATGACTTgggagattttttattttattttttttatctccctatagtgttttcaaaatgaaagatgtAACATGTTGTCGCCACACAAAACAAGAGGTGCCACCGATTGACTTATATGAGCCTGTTGACCTAAAAAAACAACATGTGGTAAGAATGCTGAGGGAAATAAGGAACACTGACTAGTTAAAAGATAAAATTAAGTGTTGATACTGATGCATAcagtgtctctgtgagtgtgtgtatctTTATGTGCTTGTCTTAACTTGGAATCCACAGGAGTGTGTCGCTCATGCTAACGATGACTGTTTAATTGAAATTAGTAATGAGACAGCAGCTTGTATTACAGCTTCCTGCCTCTCTCCTGACCTCCTTCTTTCTCTGTTTTGTCTGGGATATGGCTTGGGCTGAAATAGTAATTACCATTCAGTACGAGGGCGGAAGAGTGTTTCACTTCTGCTTTTTGATGACTGCCTTTGACTCCTTGGGAAGTTTTCAAGTCAAACAAGCCTATGCAAAATCACAGCTGCTTAACACCATCATTATTCCCCATCAGATGGAATCAGAGGCTCAGAGACATTCATACTTGGCGTCACCACAAACATTTTAACAGGGAAccacaggtccttctaaaaaaattagcatattgtgataaagttcattattttccataatgtaatgataaaaattaaactttcatatattttagattcattgcaaaccaaatgaaatatttcaggtcttttttttaatactgatgattttggcatacagctcatgaaaacccaaaattcctatctcaaaaaattagcatatttcatccgaccaataaaagaaaagtgtttttaatacaaaaaaagtcaaccttcaaataattacgttcagttatgcactcaatacttggtcgggaatccttttgcagaaatgactgcttcaatgcggcgtggcatggaggcaatcagcctgtggcactgctgaggtgttatggaggcccaggatgcttcgatagcggccttaagctcatccagagtgttgggtcttgcgtctctcaacttctcttcacaatatcccacagatcctctatggggttcaggtcaggagagttggcaggccaattgagcacagtaataccatggttggtaaaccatttaccagtggttttggcactgtgagcaggtgccaggtcatgatgaaaaacaaaatcttcatctccataaagcttttcagcagatggaagcatgaagtgctccaaaatctcctgatagctagctgcattgaccctgcccctgataaaacacagtgaaccaacaccagcagctgacatggcaccccagaccatcactgactgtgggtacttgacactggacttcaggcattttggcatttccttctccccagtcttcctccagactcttggCACCacgatttccgaatgacatgcaatatttgctttcatccgaaaaaagtactttggatcactgagcaacagtccagtgctgcttctctgtagcccatttcctgcacacgcctgtgcacggtggctctggatgtttctactccagactcagtccactgcttccgcaggtccctcaaggtctggaatcggtccttctccacaatcttccccagggtccggtcacctcttctcgttgtgcagcgttgtttgccacactttttcctttccaCAGACTTcacactgaggtgccttgatacagcactctgggaacagcctattcgttcagaaatttctttctgtgtcttaccctctcgcttgagggtgtcattgatggccttctggacagcagtcaggtcggcagtcttacccatgattgcggttttgagtaatgaaccaggctgggagtttttaaaagcgtcaggaatcttttgcaggtgtttagagtgaattagttgattcagatgattaggttaatagctcgtttagagaaccttttcatgatatgctcattttttgagataggaattttgggttttcatcatttttatcattacattatggaaaataatgaactttatcacaatatgctaattttttgagaaggacctgtatatgaaAATTATATTCATTGATTTCTTTCAGCTGAGCCTTTAGTGTCTGAGGTGCGGTGGAAATAATTTGTCCATTTTACAATGGTACACATGCACAGAGTGTCAGTTCCAGCATTTATGCAGCAAAACCAGTTTATTCACCATTTGAAGCTTATTTGACTAAATCATGAAGTGGTAATACAATGAATAAGAAAAATAGCTACTGTCTCAGTATgtgaattgtgattgtccttatGGATTCAATTCAGGGCAGAAGGAATATAAAAAGGACATTGATACTAATTACAGTCAAGCTACAAGTTACAAACAAAAAGTTGCTACTCTAGGTTTAGTGGCAAAACTCAACAGAATTTTTTATATGCAAACACCAGCAACTTTTATTTTAACACAAGTTATTATTATACTGGCAGATTATCGattaagacttatttttgtgtggTTCCTTGCACAGTACTATGTTCTGACctcaaaatattttctatcaAACTAATACATTTTTGGTGTTTACGTCAGCTCCAAATTAATGGCTTTTCTGACtcagtaaacttgcttggtagctcacCTGTTTCGAGTCAAGTCAcaataaaagagctcaaagacaAGCTAAAATGACATGGTTCCTTCagcaaatttgtttttaatttcacatttgctTTTTCTAGCACTATCGGTTAGGTTTAGTGTAGCTGGTGATTTCTTTTCAAACACCATAAATCCAGCCATTTACCAGATATTTCATTTCTGATCTTCCATGATATGTTCAGCAACCAATGTAATATACTATTGCCAAAAG encodes:
- the LOC127942152 gene encoding plasminogen activator inhibitor 1 RNA-binding protein isoform X2; amino-acid sequence: MKELGEEMPDEGYGCAVANRFGRLLDDESDPFDILFAAGGEKKPKKKKDESKKTSATTKSGKKESQRDRKVEERIERSVTFERKLTNADAPLSFSVERPVGVLDRPVRGRGTERGRGARGPGYPRSSDGFDQRGKREFERHSGSDRTSVRSEEKRSGSGSRNWGSMRDHMSEIEVGSPSENVVESEETQEAVQTVGENRPSETEEVIELALEMTLDEWKAQQEQSRPKVELNIRKADTSVPSKAVVIHKSKFLQKHPNGSDEEDVVFRRPANDITCQLEINFGSLARPSRGGRGGRGGRGRGAPSMPSQRSPQKFESAPNPDDPEDFPALA
- the LOC127942152 gene encoding plasminogen activator inhibitor 1 RNA-binding protein isoform X1, which translates into the protein MKELGEEMPDEGYGCAVANRFGRLLDDESDPFDILFAAGGEKKPKKKKDESKKTSATTKSGKKESQRDRKEVEERIERSVTFERKLTNADAPLSFSVERPVGVLDRPVRGRGTERGRGARGPGYPRSSDGFDQRGKREFERHSGSDRTSVRSEEKRSGSGSRNWGSMRDHMSEIEVGSPSENVVESEETQEAVQTVGENRPSETEEVIELALEMTLDEWKAQQEQSRPKVELNIRKADTSVPSKAVVIHKSKFLQKHPNGSDEEDVVFRRPANDITCQLEINFGSLARPSRGGRGGRGGRGRGAPSMPSQRSPQKFESAPNPDDPEDFPALA